The genome window ATGGTCTGTACTTCCACAACaacactctgctctgcagctgtgaGCTGTACGACATGGTGGCAAGCTGGCACCTCAAGGAGCTCAGCTCTGCCACTGACTTCAGGAGCAGTCACACTTGTGTGCTGCCAGGGCcgcagaaagagaaaatggccATACTGGATTTGGACAAGGTCCATTTGAACTGCAGTGAGGTCAAAATTATGGATAAAGAGGCCTATCTGGAGCAGTTCCTGATGCTGGACTGTGACACCAGGCAGAAGGACATAATAAAAAGCTGGGCGCTGCCTGGAAACATCCCACTGTCTTCAGCAAACAAGACTGCAGTGATGCGCTCTGATGGCAGCCTCCAGCTTGGGCCCCTGAGAGTAGAAGACTCAGGGGTCTACACCTGCTATGCCACGAGCGACTCCTTCAATGAGACACTGTATGTAACTGTAGTGGTGTTTAATTCCACTGCGAGTGGTGGACTGGAGAATCTAAAGACAGCCTACACCACCCTCGTTGCATGTCTGGTCAGCATAGTCCTGGTTCTCATCTACCTCTATTTCACGCCCTGCCGCTGCGCTTGTTGTCCAGGTTCCGACCTGGAGAAAGACAATCCCAGAGACAGCCTCCACTCTTCGACTGTCAGCATCTCTCAGGCACACGAGGAGACAGGGCAGGAGAGAGTGGAGGGCGGAGGCTTCCCCTACAGACACGTGGGCTTCCTGGACATCAAGGACCAGCTGGAGCAGAACGGGCGGCTGAATCCAATAGGTGAGGAAGACGAGGAGTGGCAGGGGGACAACAAGGAGAGAAGGAGGTCTGACGCAGagtctgtcagctctgtgtgcTCTGATACCCCCATGGTGGTGTAAAAGTAAGTGGCAGACCCAGTGATGGCTCGACCCATATGGCGGCTCCACAGAGATTTGTATGCTTTGAATGTGCACAAGATTCAAACGTTAGCATCTTCCAAACAAAGTTAAAGCTTTAGCTGGCTCTCACAGTTTAGTAGCACTGTTTCAGTAGCATGTACTgttcataaaaaataattatcagtgtaatgtcaccaaaaaaaaaaacccaccccAGATCATCCTGTTCATACCTAGACATATGTGGTAAAAATTGTCTTTTTCATACAGGACAGAAATTTAAATGATCACTACTTAAAGGTGCtctatgtatgtttttgctatcactacgtagccaacattagcattaactgt of Lates calcarifer isolate ASB-BC8 linkage group LG12, TLL_Latcal_v3, whole genome shotgun sequence contains these proteins:
- the LOC108886466 gene encoding amphoterin-induced protein 1, with the protein product MMGDSHCISHRATEAALRRRFITVLSFALLLPAVSISAQLTPLDYRKTCVCASNIISCSMMNLTNVPNGLPQYTAVLDLSFNSISRLRAEWTTVRLSRLDKLLLNNNGLTFLSSEAFVYVTKLRYLDLSSNGLRLLDELIFEPLEHLEVLLLYNNYISQIDRSAFSGLVMLQRLYLSHNQISRFPLELVKERSRLETLRLLDVSSNRIKVLPLQELQALPAWIKNGLYFHNNTLLCSCELYDMVASWHLKELSSATDFRSSHTCVLPGPQKEKMAILDLDKVHLNCSEVKIMDKEAYLEQFLMLDCDTRQKDIIKSWALPGNIPLSSANKTAVMRSDGSLQLGPLRVEDSGVYTCYATSDSFNETLYVTVVVFNSTASGGLENLKTAYTTLVACLVSIVLVLIYLYFTPCRCACCPGSDLEKDNPRDSLHSSTVSISQAHEETGQERVEGGGFPYRHVGFLDIKDQLEQNGRLNPIGEEDEEWQGDNKERRRSDAESVSSVCSDTPMVV